One window from the genome of Zerene cesonia ecotype Mississippi chromosome 1, Zerene_cesonia_1.1, whole genome shotgun sequence encodes:
- the LOC119832196 gene encoding repressor of RNA polymerase III transcription MAF1 homolog, which yields MKLLQSGRLEALSSALSILNGDSAVQGRVESYSCKMAGGEKAFYKRFTAAGETTHNLQALSPPESVTYSRSLSGDEEGVLCDTISRKTLFYLIATLNAAFPDYDFSLAKSCEFSAEPSLTWVQSAVDAALSAVGGLRWRQLKPALWAAIDEEVQLADCRIYSYNPDLASDPFGEPGCLWTFNFFFYNVKLKRIVFFTCRAMSPVCADSGVDFAMDEDEEYN from the exons ATGAAACTCTTGCAAAGTGGTCGCCTGGAGGCACTGAGTAGTGCACTGTCCATCTTGAATGGGGACAGCGCTGTGCAGGGCCGTGTAGAAAGTTACAGCTGTAAAATGGCTGGTGGTGAGAAGGCTTTCTACAAAAGGTTTACTGCAGCGGGTGAGACAACTCACAACCTCCAGGCTCTATCACCACCAGAAAGTGTTACATACag TCGAAGCCTTTCTGGGGATGAAGAGGGAGTCCTGTGTGATACTATATCACGAAAAACCTTATTTTACTTGATTGCTACACTGAATGCTGCCTTTCCAGATTATGATTTTTCATTGGCAAAG AGTTGTGAATTCAGTGCTGAGCCATCATTGACATGGGTGCAAAGTGCTGTGGATGCAGCTCTTTCTGCAGTTGGTGGACTCCGCTGGAGACAGCTAAAGCCTGCTTTGTGGGCTGCTATTGATGAGGAGGTCCAGCTAGCAGACTGCAGAATATATAGCTACAATCCGGACTTGGCCAGTGACCCATTTGGAGAGCCTGGATGTTTGTGGACcttcaattttttcttttacaatgtAAAACTGAAAAGAATTGTTTTCTTCACCTGTAGGGCAATGAG CCCTGTTTGTGCTGATTCTGGTGTTGATTTTGCTATGGATGAAGatgaagaatataattaa